In one Castor canadensis chromosome 15, mCasCan1.hap1v2, whole genome shotgun sequence genomic region, the following are encoded:
- the Proser2 gene encoding proline and serine-rich protein 2, with protein MPINHQKSHSLEMDPDLAPSCRLGDLSRGGSLESRSSSSRSRSFTLDDESLKYLTHEEKDVILFFEETLDSLEGDFEDTVLCDSGIHCHSPQSLEESPSSHSEPEDVIDLVQPGPEAGEAKCLPDGPQTAETEPSGKKDIPVLEGRKQGAGNPSLPDSRVPQALLPVSPSLPSAPEPLAHPKKEPLATCPPAEHPKLPRSVPTPLVIAQKISEKLAENEALSATSPSREDGPGEWRTPASSAPRIGEHILWHRHMVQPAPKIHRFPSNISVTNSSGKDFNKTISKAAVNVQERKAQVLANINGVSFLASGDAEERSQRGEGTEHRGFRADQVAQAHGKPGLAREAVGPHAGLATGQQSRAVQTEQPPVLTNGFQSVHEALKSEPSAFVPSGKTITFRPDPALRHSVSRSLYEPRPDCGQDARKRAGSLPRAGGFRPQGITVQFSGRGSTEEARREALRKLGLLKENL; from the exons ATGCCTATCAACCACCAAAAGTCACATTCTTTAGAGATGGACCCCGACCTGGCCCCCAGCTGCAGGCTTGGCGACTTGAGCAGGGGTGGCAGTTTGGAGAGTCGGAGCAGCAGTTCTCGGTCCAGAAGTTTCACTTTG GACGATGAGAGCCTGAAGTACCTCACGCATGAGGAAAAGGACGTCATTCTGTTCTTTGAAGAGACTCTTGATTCCCTGGAAGGTGACTTTGAGGACACAGTCCTGTGTGACAGTGGCATTCACTGCCACTCTCCACAGTCTCTGGAAGAGAGCCCTTCCAGTCACTCTGAGCCAGAAGATGTCATCGATTTAGTGCAGCCAGGACCTGAAGCTGGGGAAGCCAAGTGCCTTCCAGATGGGCCTCAGACAGCAG AGACTGAACCTAGTGGGAAGAAGGACATTCCTGTCCTCGAAGGCAGGAAGCAGGGTGCTGGGAATCCCTCACTGCCAGACTCCAGAGTTCCCCAGGCCCTTCTTCCTGTGTCACCCTCCCTGCCCAGTGCCCCAGAGCCACTGGCCCACCCCAAGAAGGAGCCGCTGGCCACCTGTCCTCCTGCGGAGCACCCAAAGCTGCCACGCTCTGTCCCCACACCCCTTGTGATTGCCCAGAAAATTTCTGAGAAGCTGGCAGAAAATGAAGCCCTTTCTGCTACATCCCCCTCGAGGGAGGACGGGCCTGGAGAGTGGAGGACACCAGCTTCTTCAGCCCCTCGGATCGGGGAGCACATCCTGTGGCATAGACACATGGTCCAGCCTGCACCCAAGATCCACCGTTTCCCCAGCAACATCAGTGTGACCAACAGTTCGGGGAAGGACTTCAACAAGACCATCTCCAAAGCTGCCGTCAACGTGCAGGAGCGCAAAGCCCAAGTCCTGgccaacatcaatggtgtctccTTCCTGGCCTCAGGAGACGCTGAGGAGCGGTCCCAGAGGGGTGAGGGCACTGAGCACAGGGGCTTCCGTGCAGATCAGGTGGCTCAGGCCCACggcaagccaggcctggccagggAGGCCGTGGGTCCACATGCAGGGCTGGCCACCGGGCAGCAGTCCCGGGCCGTGCAGACCGAGCAGCCCCCAGTGCTGACCAATGGCTTCCAGAGCGTCCACGAGGCCCTGAAGAGCGAGCCCAGTGCCTTTGTCCCCAGTGGGAAGACCATCACCTTCCGGCCCGACCCCGCTCTGCGACACAGTGTCAGCAGGAGCCTCTACGAGCCCCGGCCTGACTGCGGCCAGGATGCCAGGAAGCGGGCCGGCTCCCTGCCCAGGGCCGGGGGCTTCCGACCCCAGGGCATCACCGTGCAGTTCTCAGGTCGGGGCTCCACCGAGGAGGCCCGGAGAGAGGCCCTGCGCAAGCTTGGGCTGCTGAAGGAAAACTTGTGA